One window of Thalassovita mediterranea genomic DNA carries:
- a CDS encoding 2OG-Fe(II) oxygenase family protein, with product MSAIFTPQAEKEFFTPFGPLMGFTRMTPDFVDEMNRAISRDLEDHSGALVGKVRQELRFDKALIDLAAAALGQTLIEYHIRATHRGAFGDYEHRTKQFELNIMGGWFVRQYAGDYNPLHIHTGASISCVGYLALPEGIDREWEEDDRDHHPTHGHLQFAHGTDSHYSVSNFMIRPRVGDFYIFPSNMFHCVYPFRSEGERRSFSMNLSVVERAQ from the coding sequence ATGAGTGCGATCTTCACGCCGCAGGCGGAGAAGGAATTCTTCACGCCGTTTGGTCCCCTGATGGGCTTCACCCGTATGACGCCGGATTTCGTCGATGAGATGAACCGTGCCATCAGCCGGGATCTTGAGGATCATTCGGGCGCCCTCGTCGGCAAGGTCCGCCAGGAGCTGCGTTTCGACAAGGCGTTGATCGACCTTGCGGCGGCAGCGCTGGGCCAGACCCTTATAGAATATCATATCCGCGCGACCCATCGCGGGGCCTTCGGTGACTACGAACACCGCACCAAACAGTTCGAGCTGAACATTATGGGCGGCTGGTTCGTGCGCCAGTATGCAGGCGACTATAACCCGCTGCACATCCATACCGGGGCGTCGATCTCGTGCGTGGGGTACCTCGCCCTGCCAGAAGGCATCGACAGGGAATGGGAAGAGGATGACAGGGACCACCACCCGACCCATGGTCATCTCCAGTTCGCGCACGGCACCGACAGTCACTACTCGGTCTCGAACTTCATGATCCGGCCGCGCGTGGGCGACTTCTATATCTTTCCCTCGAACATGTTTCACTGCGTCTACCCGTTCCGCTCGGAAGGAGAGCGCCGGTCGTTCAGCATGAACCTGTCGGTGGTGGAGCGCGCGCAATAG
- a CDS encoding YceI family protein: protein MTRTATFAMTALGLALAAPAAMAEPVAYEFDKDHTTIVASWDHMGFSRQAIEFTDYEGSLMLDMENPENSSIEVTFNLAGGGFWVGTPGDEQFENHLSSGDLLDVEAFPTATFTATSFETEDGKTGTMTGDLTLKGETHPVTLDVTLNKAAEARGTYKAGFSATGTMMRSDWGVDYAVPAVSDELQLMIETELVKVAEDASE, encoded by the coding sequence ATGACCAGAACCGCCACTTTCGCGATGACCGCCCTCGGTCTTGCCCTTGCTGCCCCTGCCGCCATGGCAGAGCCTGTCGCCTATGAGTTCGACAAGGATCACACCACGATCGTTGCGAGCTGGGACCATATGGGCTTTTCCCGCCAGGCCATCGAATTCACGGACTATGAAGGCAGCCTGATGCTGGACATGGAGAACCCGGAAAACTCCAGCATTGAAGTGACCTTCAATCTTGCTGGCGGCGGCTTCTGGGTCGGTACGCCTGGCGACGAACAGTTTGAGAACCATCTGTCGTCCGGCGACCTGCTTGACGTTGAAGCCTTCCCGACCGCGACCTTCACTGCCACGTCGTTCGAAACCGAAGACGGCAAGACCGGCACGATGACCGGCGACCTGACGCTCAAGGGTGAAACGCATCCGGTCACGCTCGATGTCACGCTCAACAAGGCGGCTGAAGCTCGCGGCACCTACAAGGCTGGCTTCTCAGCGACTGGCACGATGATGCGCTCTGACTGGGGCGTCGATTACGCTGTACCGGCCGTCTCCGACGAGCTGCAGCTGATGATCGAGACCGAGCTGGTCAAGGTCGCTGAAGATGCGAGCGAATAG
- a CDS encoding polysaccharide deacetylase family protein translates to MMLRYIWLAAALACLAGAPITAQEAAPSLPDTERRIAITIDDAPLGPGAKGDWDRAASLIEGLNTAGVQAVFFVTTDGFEELEDGKARVERYADAGHLIANHTHSHPWLYQVEADAFLSDIDRAEAHLEGLESRRPWFRYPFLDQGRRDTEKRQSVWDGLDARGLGDGYVTVDTYDWHLDRQWQKAIAEGTIVDEAVLSAVYAAMIVDAAEHAASLAETWLDSQPVHTLLLHENDTAASFLPAAIEGLRGAGWTIVTPDEAYAHPLSRPAVTTGFTGMGRVAALAWEKGARGADTFDHWSASETGIEERLASEGVFTAAD, encoded by the coding sequence ATGATGCTCCGTTACATCTGGCTCGCCGCCGCACTTGCCTGTCTCGCCGGCGCGCCGATCACCGCGCAGGAAGCTGCGCCCTCTTTGCCGGATACAGAGCGGCGCATTGCCATCACCATAGACGATGCGCCGCTTGGACCGGGTGCGAAGGGCGACTGGGACAGGGCCGCCTCATTGATTGAAGGCCTGAACACCGCTGGCGTGCAGGCCGTCTTCTTCGTCACCACTGATGGGTTCGAAGAGCTTGAAGACGGCAAGGCGCGCGTCGAGCGCTATGCGGATGCTGGCCACCTCATCGCCAATCACACACACTCCCACCCGTGGCTATATCAGGTGGAGGCGGATGCCTTCCTGTCTGACATCGACCGCGCCGAAGCCCACCTTGAAGGGCTGGAAAGCCGACGTCCGTGGTTTCGCTATCCATTCCTGGATCAGGGACGACGCGACACCGAAAAGCGCCAGTCTGTCTGGGATGGCCTCGACGCGCGCGGGCTGGGCGACGGTTACGTCACGGTCGACACCTATGACTGGCACCTCGACCGCCAGTGGCAGAAGGCCATCGCAGAAGGCACCATCGTCGATGAGGCTGTTCTTTCAGCGGTCTACGCTGCGATGATTGTCGACGCCGCAGAGCACGCCGCTTCACTGGCGGAGACCTGGCTCGATAGCCAGCCGGTACATACGCTTCTGCTGCATGAGAATGACACCGCCGCGAGCTTCCTGCCCGCCGCCATTGAGGGCTTACGCGGCGCAGGCTGGACGATTGTAACGCCGGATGAAGCCTATGCCCATCCCCTGTCCCGGCCTGCGGTCACTACCGGATTTACGGGCATGGGCCGCGTCGCCGCCCTTGCATGGGAGAAGGGCGCGCGCGGTGCAGACACGTTCGACCACTGGTCGGCGTCCGAAACAGGCATTGAAGAAAGACTGGCGAGCGAGGGCGTGTTCACAGCGGCCGACTAG